The Streptomyces nitrosporeus genome includes a window with the following:
- a CDS encoding SRPBCC family protein, with translation MDPNHYRFTSVWELPAPPAAVHHALGRPEDYPRWWPQVRRVTRVDDTTARAYFRSFLPYGLRLTLRRGRYDPAAGVLEAVLGGDLDGWARWTVAPYGTGSRVLYEQEVVVRKALLRRLAVPGRPFFRVNHTLMMRAGRRGLAAWLRAV, from the coding sequence ATGGACCCGAACCACTACCGCTTCACCAGCGTCTGGGAGCTGCCCGCCCCGCCCGCCGCCGTCCACCACGCCCTCGGCCGGCCGGAGGACTACCCGCGCTGGTGGCCCCAGGTCCGCCGGGTCACCCGCGTCGACGACACCACGGCACGGGCGTACTTCCGTTCCTTCCTCCCCTACGGCCTCCGCCTGACCCTGCGCCGCGGCCGGTACGACCCCGCGGCCGGGGTCCTGGAGGCCGTCCTGGGCGGGGACCTCGACGGCTGGGCGCGCTGGACGGTCGCCCCGTACGGGACCGGCAGCCGGGTCCTCTACGAACAGGAGGTGGTCGTCCGCAAGGCGCTGCTGCGCCGGCTCGCCGTACCCGGACGCCCGTTCTTCCGCGTCAACCACACCCTGATGATGCGTGCCGGACGCCGGGGGCTGGCGGCGTGGCTGCGAGCGGTTTGA